The Caballeronia sp. Lep1P3 genome window below encodes:
- a CDS encoding response regulator: MLKPILLVEDNPNDLELTLVALDKSQLANEVIVARDGQEAIDYLTSEGEWKDRAPGNPAVILLDLKLPKIDGLEVLDMIRSSAGLKSVPVVMLTSSREEQDLVRSYELGVNAYVVKPVEFAEFVEAISDLGVFWAVLNEPPPGSTRFRRPSAGQ; the protein is encoded by the coding sequence ATGCTTAAACCGATACTGCTCGTCGAAGACAATCCGAATGACCTCGAGCTCACGCTCGTCGCGCTCGACAAGAGCCAGCTCGCCAATGAAGTGATCGTCGCGCGCGACGGCCAGGAGGCCATCGACTATCTGACCTCCGAAGGCGAATGGAAGGACCGCGCGCCGGGCAATCCGGCCGTCATCCTGCTCGATCTGAAGCTCCCGAAAATCGACGGGCTGGAAGTGCTCGACATGATCCGCTCCAGCGCGGGCTTGAAGAGCGTGCCGGTCGTCATGCTCACGTCGTCGCGCGAGGAGCAGGACCTCGTGCGCAGCTACGAGCTGGGCGTGAACGCCTACGTGGTGAAGCCGGTGGAGTTCGCGGAGTTCGTCGAGGCGATCAGCGATCTCGGCGTGTTCTGGGCCGTGCTGAACGAACCGCCGCCCGGTTCCACGCGCTTTCGCCGTCCGTCGGCGGGGCAGTGA